In the genome of Treponema pedis, one region contains:
- a CDS encoding diguanylate cyclase has protein sequence MMNKKNNGFYYDGSLISRAAGIYAAIAVLIIVGTVGRFVYGIISEADRGNVSAKTTFAYFAKYLISSAENEEFGEAVYKEKAEKLAAELALKGFAIYDSKGKIFLSWSKDSEIIQSDDTGTVSVKTASFFTKNFTGEISLKTKQAAAQTFKLSAAVPTLKGEIIYALARSSFFIIFTVLLLTLIIIFMEKLSQASGKIYATVLPKETEEEDLHDDSSESVKNNLFSSTDNGYTEELKTSSYSAPANNFYKDTEKKDSVKDEYDGKTYTLEDLDNLSITKSFPYESDTKVEEYNEPVDITYLQTAEENSEEGKNDSLNYTSDTTMENLSERPPVLYSPITGIPTQAQLMECLQYELEHSGASEQELAFSIIKLKDFTIESLVAKKIADMLIEVVKLKDMIFEFEDDGFAVIFQDTGLDGAMKKCEEIYGRIKNILDEYNISEPIAIGITARFSRLIDSHRMMEEVRAALARAIDGNNEPIVAFRVNTEKYRKFIAAENI, from the coding sequence ATGATGAATAAAAAGAACAACGGATTTTATTACGACGGCAGTTTAATTTCACGTGCGGCAGGAATTTATGCGGCAATAGCCGTTCTTATAATAGTTGGAACTGTAGGAAGATTTGTTTACGGAATTATAAGCGAGGCCGACAGGGGTAACGTTTCAGCAAAAACAACCTTCGCTTATTTTGCAAAATATTTAATTTCCTCTGCGGAAAATGAAGAATTCGGTGAAGCCGTTTACAAAGAAAAAGCGGAAAAACTCGCCGCGGAACTTGCTCTTAAAGGCTTTGCAATCTATGATTCTAAAGGAAAGATTTTTCTTTCATGGTCAAAGGATTCGGAAATTATTCAAAGCGATGATACGGGAACAGTTTCCGTTAAGACTGCCTCTTTTTTTACCAAAAATTTCACGGGAGAAATAAGCTTAAAAACAAAACAGGCTGCGGCTCAAACCTTTAAACTGTCGGCTGCCGTTCCGACTTTAAAGGGCGAAATAATTTATGCCCTCGCGCGTTCTTCTTTTTTTATAATATTTACGGTTTTACTTTTAACCTTAATTATAATTTTTATGGAAAAACTGTCTCAAGCAAGCGGCAAAATTTATGCAACCGTTTTACCCAAGGAAACCGAAGAAGAAGATTTACATGATGACAGCAGTGAAAGCGTAAAAAACAATCTTTTTTCAAGTACGGATAACGGATATACCGAAGAGCTAAAAACCTCTTCTTATTCCGCTCCCGCAAATAATTTTTATAAAGATACGGAGAAAAAAGATTCGGTTAAAGATGAGTATGACGGTAAAACCTATACGCTTGAAGACTTGGATAATTTAAGCATTACCAAATCCTTTCCTTACGAATCGGATACTAAAGTTGAAGAATATAACGAGCCGGTAGATATAACCTACTTACAGACCGCCGAAGAAAATTCGGAAGAAGGTAAAAACGATTCTTTAAATTATACCTCCGATACTACTATGGAAAATTTAAGCGAACGGCCGCCCGTTTTATATTCTCCGATTACCGGTATTCCCACACAAGCCCAACTAATGGAATGTCTTCAATATGAATTGGAACACTCCGGCGCTTCCGAACAGGAGCTCGCTTTTTCGATTATAAAGTTAAAAGATTTTACAATTGAAAGTTTGGTTGCAAAAAAAATTGCCGATATGCTTATCGAAGTTGTTAAATTAAAAGATATGATTTTCGAATTTGAAGATGACGGCTTTGCCGTAATATTTCAAGACACCGGGTTAGACGGCGCTATGAAAAAATGCGAAGAAATATACGGCAGAATAAAAAATATCTTAGATGAATATAATATTTCCGAACCTATAGCAATAGGCATTACCGCCAGATTTTCACGGTTAATAGATTCCCATAGGATGATGGAAGAAGTAAGAGCCGCTCTTGCACGGGCAATTGACGGTAACAATGAACCTATTGTAGCCTTTCGTGTTAACACCGAAAAATACCGTAAATTTATTGCGGCGGAAAATATTTAA
- a CDS encoding low molecular weight protein-tyrosine-phosphatase: protein MIKVLFVCHGNICRSTMAESVFTYMLKEKNMENRFEVFSAATSKEEIGNPPHYGTVKKLKEERIPVVPHKAVQMTKEDIDYYDYIIGMDSANIKNIEKIAGGKSEKNKKTSFLCRFVCRYCRPLVHR, encoded by the coding sequence ATGATAAAGGTTTTATTTGTATGCCATGGAAATATATGCAGAAGCACTATGGCGGAATCCGTTTTTACTTATATGTTGAAAGAAAAAAACATGGAAAACAGGTTTGAAGTTTTTTCCGCTGCAACAAGCAAAGAAGAGATAGGCAATCCTCCTCATTACGGTACGGTGAAAAAACTGAAAGAAGAGCGCATACCGGTTGTACCGCATAAAGCGGTTCAAATGACAAAGGAAGATATTGATTACTACGATTATATAATCGGTATGGATAGCGCCAATATAAAAAACATCGAAAAAATTGCAGGGGGAAAAAGTGAAAAAAATAAGAAAACTTCTTTCCTTTGCCGATTCGTATGCCGATATTGCAGACCCTTGGTACACAGGTAA
- a CDS encoding ankyrin repeat domain-containing protein — MIKLKDIGNFETVPKIAEDIINGNISNLELHLKSGWNIEKEIVISKYIDLLPIDCALIMENFESVKWLVEHGVNLNKKDNPAFLKAVRYCNEKIIRYLVENGAAVNGVNAVKSEAFQEALYGNRYINLPLIHELGHRVEKYGGKAFRSSVAKRDYKALKFFIKHGVDINYQNADQVYPFKPTPLCVAALYTDLKMCKFLTESGADVTRKDKYGMRPYSIALEKGDLKMAEYFKSSEPKEYHSLQNKMDELKPYKLPAVLIDFLQSDTLSFQLENCDFKSIDFFSLTDTIPLKIGKQNLLRISKSVGDYRHIHILWNPESSQIAYYDMEHEEFANICKAEDFIKDTSLYLQKILDGEFI; from the coding sequence ATGATTAAACTGAAAGATATAGGAAACTTTGAAACGGTTCCTAAAATTGCCGAAGACATTATTAACGGGAATATCTCTAATTTAGAATTGCATTTGAAAAGCGGTTGGAATATTGAAAAGGAAATTGTTATCAGTAAATATATTGATTTATTGCCTATTGATTGCGCTTTGATTATGGAAAACTTTGAATCGGTAAAATGGCTTGTAGAACATGGAGTAAATCTTAATAAAAAAGATAATCCGGCCTTTTTAAAAGCCGTACGCTATTGTAACGAAAAAATAATTCGCTATCTCGTAGAAAACGGAGCCGCTGTCAATGGAGTAAACGCTGTAAAATCGGAGGCTTTTCAGGAAGCTTTATACGGCAATCGGTATATCAATTTACCTCTTATTCATGAACTCGGGCATAGAGTGGAAAAATACGGAGGTAAAGCTTTTCGGTCAAGCGTTGCAAAAAGAGATTACAAAGCTCTCAAGTTTTTTATTAAACACGGAGTTGATATCAATTATCAAAATGCCGACCAAGTGTATCCGTTTAAGCCGACACCTCTTTGTGTGGCTGCACTATATACGGATTTAAAAATGTGTAAATTCCTTACGGAAAGCGGTGCCGATGTTACCCGTAAAGATAAGTACGGAATGCGTCCTTACAGCATAGCCCTTGAAAAGGGCGATTTAAAAATGGCTGAATATTTTAAATCTTCGGAGCCTAAAGAATATCATTCCCTTCAAAACAAAATGGACGAGCTTAAACCGTATAAACTGCCCGCAGTGCTTATCGACTTTCTGCAATCCGACACCTTATCTTTTCAATTGGAAAATTGCGATTTTAAGTCCATCGACTTTTTTTCTCTTACGGATACAATTCCGCTGAAAATCGGAAAACAAAACTTACTTCGTATTTCAAAATCTGTCGGGGATTATCGGCATATTCATATTCTTTGGAATCCTGAGAGCAGTCAAATTGCCTATTATGATATGGAACACGAAGAATTCGCAAATATATGCAAGGCGGAAGATTTTATAAAAGATACTTCGCTCTATTTACAAAAAATACTGGACGGTGAATTTATTTAA
- the rpmB gene encoding 50S ribosomal protein L28 has translation MSRVCEICGKGSMTGNSVSKSKIHKKRVWKPNLIDVKTEIDGRTLTIRMCSRCLKSGYVTKKV, from the coding sequence ATGTCCAGGGTTTGTGAAATATGCGGAAAAGGTTCAATGACCGGAAATTCCGTCAGTAAATCTAAAATACATAAAAAAAGAGTGTGGAAACCTAATTTGATAGATGTAAAAACCGAAATAGACGGCAGAACGCTTACTATTAGAATGTGTTCTCGTTGTTTAAAAAGCGGTTACGTTACAAAAAAAGTTTAA
- the rsgA gene encoding ribosome small subunit-dependent GTPase A, which yields MKTFLNFGFEDFFKDKKIEKEVGRIIFFGGNSYRIICKEGEKEAVLKGSFKKECESSGVYPVVGDWVGFTRQENSMSVFIDFLYERKNKISRTDPGAGIELEQIIAANIDTAFICMSLNKDFNLNRLARYVFALQNIETVLLLTKADLSDNREQAKNLIKKIYPHLEVYCVSIYEPDSLKNLNKYFKTGKTSVLIGSSGVGKSSLINSAAGQEILRTNEINKKIDKGTHTTTNRQIISLGENSGVIMDTPGMKVLGIWDSGSEEHSFSDIIELKAKCRFRDCTHTCEKGCAVLEAVGAGILDRARYRLYIQLIKEDRGRIRRAKRQEKFFKAKEIKSKSAKRRFKENENIKQSLKKDWEELLEE from the coding sequence ATGAAAACATTTTTAAATTTCGGCTTTGAAGATTTTTTTAAAGATAAAAAAATTGAAAAAGAGGTAGGACGTATTATTTTTTTCGGAGGAAATTCCTATAGAATAATATGTAAAGAAGGCGAAAAAGAAGCCGTTTTAAAAGGCTCTTTTAAAAAAGAATGCGAAAGTTCCGGTGTATATCCGGTTGTAGGAGATTGGGTAGGATTTACCCGGCAGGAAAATTCCATGAGTGTGTTTATAGATTTTTTATATGAACGCAAAAATAAAATTTCAAGAACCGACCCGGGAGCAGGTATTGAGCTTGAGCAAATTATTGCAGCTAATATAGATACGGCTTTTATATGTATGTCCTTAAATAAGGATTTTAATTTAAATCGCCTGGCTCGTTATGTTTTCGCTTTGCAAAATATTGAAACTGTTTTGCTTTTAACAAAGGCTGACTTATCGGACAATCGGGAGCAGGCTAAAAATTTGATAAAGAAAATTTATCCTCATTTAGAAGTATACTGTGTAAGTATTTATGAACCTGACAGTTTAAAAAATCTAAACAAATACTTTAAAACGGGAAAAACTTCAGTGCTGATAGGTTCTTCCGGTGTAGGAAAGTCGAGTCTTATAAACAGCGCTGCGGGGCAAGAAATTTTACGTACAAATGAAATTAACAAAAAAATCGATAAGGGTACTCATACGACAACAAACCGGCAAATAATTTCTTTGGGAGAAAATTCGGGGGTTATAATGGATACTCCCGGTATGAAAGTACTCGGTATATGGGACTCAGGCAGTGAAGAGCATTCTTTTTCCGATATTATTGAATTAAAGGCTAAGTGCCGTTTTCGTGATTGTACACATACATGCGAAAAAGGCTGTGCCGTTTTGGAAGCTGTTGGAGCCGGTATACTGGACCGTGCAAGGTACAGGCTCTACATACAGTTAATAAAAGAGGATAGAGGAAGAATACGCAGAGCAAAACGTCAGGAAAAATTCTTTAAAGCGAAGGAAATAAAGTCCAAGTCGGCAAAAAGACGCTTTAAGGAGAATGAAAATATAAAGCAAAGTTTAAAAAAAGATTGGGAAGAGCTGTTGGAAGAATAA
- a CDS encoding ABC transporter substrate-binding protein, with protein sequence MKKLSRVLFCCTALFILITGCSKKEEPLMQNTAEVSWSENFDGNEIKFSVKVSPSSAVSMSMATTEMMLALGLEERMAGTAFLEEELLPGLKSAYDKVEVLAEKWPSYEIFMSKSPDFVTGWPVPFTKRGIEYSNIVKNNIPIFIPNSMKEINADLETNFNDLLKFGEIFDCRERAENFVKMQKEKLSAIQTKLEKLPNKTVFIFDSEDGKPFTVFEGYTANILKLIGCENILSGKGVEKTWGQADWEEVVAGNPEVIIIVDYGVSIRNDDDFKGKVEKLKANPVLKDVSAVKNGKFIRVKLSEITPGVRTVDALERIASEIHGL encoded by the coding sequence ATGAAAAAATTAAGTAGAGTTTTATTTTGTTGTACTGCACTTTTTATTTTGATAACGGGTTGCAGCAAAAAAGAAGAGCCCCTTATGCAAAATACGGCGGAAGTTTCCTGGAGTGAAAATTTTGACGGAAATGAAATAAAATTTTCCGTAAAGGTCTCTCCTTCCAGCGCGGTATCTATGAGTATGGCAACAACCGAAATGATGTTGGCTCTCGGCTTGGAGGAGCGTATGGCGGGAACGGCTTTTTTGGAAGAAGAGCTTTTACCGGGACTTAAAAGCGCTTACGATAAGGTGGAGGTTTTAGCCGAAAAGTGGCCTTCATACGAAATCTTTATGAGTAAGTCGCCTGATTTTGTTACAGGCTGGCCCGTTCCGTTTACAAAACGTGGGATAGAATACTCAAACATAGTAAAAAATAATATTCCGATTTTTATTCCGAATTCTATGAAAGAAATAAATGCCGATTTGGAAACTAACTTTAACGATTTATTAAAATTCGGCGAGATATTCGATTGCCGTGAAAGGGCTGAAAATTTTGTAAAAATGCAAAAAGAAAAACTTTCGGCAATTCAAACCAAACTTGAAAAACTTCCGAATAAAACCGTTTTTATTTTTGATTCCGAAGACGGAAAGCCTTTTACGGTTTTTGAAGGCTATACTGCAAATATTTTAAAATTGATAGGTTGTGAAAATATTTTATCGGGTAAGGGTGTTGAAAAAACTTGGGGACAGGCCGATTGGGAAGAAGTTGTTGCAGGGAACCCGGAGGTAATAATAATCGTAGACTACGGAGTAAGCATAAGAAACGATGACGATTTTAAGGGGAAGGTAGAAAAATTAAAAGCAAATCCGGTGTTAAAAGATGTCAGTGCCGTAAAAAACGGAAAATTTATAAGAGTAAAACTTTCCGAAATTACGCCCGGTGTTAGAACAGTAGATGCATTGGAGCGCATAGCCTCTGAAATTCACGGGCTTTAG
- a CDS encoding ABC transporter ATP-binding protein, with product MELKIENLNYEADGKKILKNISVNIPSKKMVGILGPNGAGKSTLLKHLYKNISVKNKIFLNSKDIFEIPQKEYFRITGVLSQFNGELDMRLCAEDIVYMGRYPHKKIWQDYNKHDADIVEAALARTGMLWAKKRNFFSLSGGERQRIITAKVFASEPEVIILDEPDNHLDIKYKMEFMKMFAEFNGTVILSMHDLNLCVKYCDEAVLLKEGEIYRAGKPKEIITEENLKSVYGVNFKILFEPEFIVYI from the coding sequence ATGGAATTGAAAATAGAAAATTTAAATTATGAAGCAGACGGTAAAAAAATATTAAAAAATATTTCCGTTAATATTCCTTCAAAAAAAATGGTGGGGATTCTCGGGCCTAACGGTGCAGGGAAAAGCACTTTATTGAAACATCTTTATAAAAATATTTCGGTTAAAAATAAAATATTTCTTAATTCGAAGGATATTTTTGAAATTCCTCAAAAAGAGTATTTCCGCATTACCGGTGTATTAAGTCAATTTAACGGAGAATTGGATATGAGACTCTGTGCCGAAGATATTGTTTATATGGGAAGATATCCTCATAAAAAGATATGGCAGGATTACAATAAACATGACGCCGACATAGTTGAGGCCGCTTTGGCACGTACCGGAATGTTGTGGGCAAAAAAACGTAATTTTTTTTCTTTATCCGGAGGTGAAAGACAACGTATTATTACGGCAAAAGTCTTTGCTTCGGAACCTGAGGTTATAATTTTAGATGAGCCTGATAATCATCTTGATATAAAATATAAAATGGAATTTATGAAAATGTTTGCCGAATTTAACGGAACGGTTATCTTATCTATGCATGATTTGAACCTTTGCGTAAAATATTGCGATGAAGCTGTTTTATTAAAAGAAGGGGAAATTTATAGGGCCGGTAAACCTAAGGAAATTATAACCGAGGAGAATTTAAAAAGCGTTTACGGTGTAAATTTTAAGATTCTTTTTGAGCCGGAATTTATTGTTTATATTTAA
- a CDS encoding FecCD family ABC transporter permease, which yields MHYKTHIKYFLFYSSVILISIFVCLFWGSFKISFTETLEVLFSVFKKENGPFSIGKQIILNIRLPRVIFAGLAGAVLSVCGVCMQGITGNDLAEPYILGISSGASAGAVSAIILHFFSIFSPFNIYMGAFLGSIFAMGGVLILNGKSRDPVKLILMGVGVNAFFSAITTYMIYSSKNEAQVRSAMFWTTGSLSGIQYADLILPAFALLALVIIVLLLNKEFNLLLLGLESAVETGLNINRVRFAVVLVTSAAVSVLTAKAGVIGFIGLIVPHIGRKFIGVMHRPLILWSAVFGASGLMIADTFARTMFSPSELPISVVTGLAGAPLFIKILKKSF from the coding sequence ATGCACTATAAAACACATATAAAATATTTTTTATTTTATTCTTCTGTTATTTTAATTTCAATTTTTGTCTGTTTGTTTTGGGGCAGTTTTAAGATAAGCTTTACCGAAACTCTTGAAGTTTTGTTTTCAGTCTTTAAAAAAGAAAACGGCCCCTTTTCTATAGGTAAGCAAATTATTTTAAATATCAGATTACCGCGAGTAATTTTTGCAGGTCTTGCGGGGGCGGTCTTATCCGTGTGCGGAGTTTGTATGCAGGGAATTACCGGAAACGACCTTGCGGAACCTTATATCTTAGGGATTTCATCAGGCGCTTCCGCCGGAGCGGTTTCGGCAATAATTTTACATTTTTTTTCGATTTTTTCTCCGTTTAATATTTATATGGGAGCTTTTTTGGGAAGCATTTTTGCTATGGGCGGAGTTCTTATTTTAAACGGAAAAAGCAGAGACCCGGTAAAACTTATACTTATGGGAGTCGGTGTCAACGCTTTTTTCTCCGCAATTACGACATATATGATTTACTCGTCGAAAAATGAAGCTCAAGTCCGTTCCGCTATGTTTTGGACTACAGGCAGTTTATCAGGTATCCAATATGCCGACTTAATTTTACCGGCTTTTGCATTGCTTGCGCTTGTTATTATAGTTTTACTTTTAAATAAAGAATTTAATCTTTTATTATTGGGTTTGGAAAGCGCAGTCGAAACCGGTTTGAATATAAACCGTGTACGCTTTGCCGTTGTACTTGTTACCTCCGCCGCCGTATCCGTTTTGACCGCAAAGGCCGGTGTTATCGGATTTATAGGTCTAATTGTTCCTCATATAGGCAGAAAATTTATAGGTGTTATGCACCGACCCTTAATTTTATGGAGTGCGGTTTTCGGCGCTTCAGGATTAATGATTGCCGATACATTTGCACGGACAATGTTTTCACCTTCCGAATTACCTATCAGCGTTGTTACGGGATTGGCCGGAGCACCTCTGTTTATCAAAATTTTAAAAAAGAGTTTTTGA
- a CDS encoding ABC transporter ATP-binding protein → MLKFLKNKYGIAYLFFQPISTALEVGIAYVMMISIDYATSGSLEKLHLYLISFLAYIAIEFFVDLFTGVLQTRALANASMDLRNALMSKILRMNTSEYAKKNSGSYVAYMTKYVEKMDYNFFYKICDLYPQILQFLGSVAWLLFLDWRLAVFVLVIGSIQLFVPKFLVAPTEMAQGESVEAGEKYTIAIKEIFEAFDLIKSYNLQQKIEVLHKNVNKENTKKLIKIDFMNILSNTASEAFSNITYIGIFFLGAVLVLLGFFKVSVIIAASQLVVFIVYPLGNLTRLITSIFAARAIIKDLTPILNMEEKAVDLTSKKSFENEIVFENVSFAYPEESEDDDGLSLEETEAIEPNFVFSSFNLQIKKGEKILIVGKSGAGKSTLLSLLYKKFTGYAGSIKIDGVDIRNISDEDYFNLVSVVHQSPFIFDDTIKNNISLYSEFDENKIEDAVSRAGLQKVILNLPEKYETKIGESASKISGGEKQRLAIARALIKDTPILLLDEATSALDNETAANIENMLLSDKTKTCIIISHHVSDLLKQSVDRIITVGA, encoded by the coding sequence ATGCTGAAATTTTTAAAGAATAAATACGGTATTGCCTATTTATTCTTCCAGCCTATTTCTACTGCGTTAGAAGTAGGAATTGCTTATGTAATGATGATCTCTATAGATTATGCAACAAGCGGAAGTTTAGAAAAACTGCATTTATATTTAATCAGTTTTTTAGCTTATATTGCAATAGAATTTTTTGTTGACCTTTTTACCGGAGTTCTTCAAACAAGAGCTTTGGCAAATGCAAGTATGGATCTTCGCAATGCTTTAATGTCAAAAATCCTTAGAATGAATACGTCCGAATATGCCAAAAAAAATTCGGGTTCTTATGTGGCGTATATGACAAAATATGTAGAAAAAATGGATTATAATTTTTTCTATAAAATCTGCGATCTTTATCCGCAAATTCTTCAATTTTTAGGTTCGGTTGCATGGCTCCTTTTTTTGGATTGGAGGCTTGCTGTTTTTGTACTGGTTATAGGTTCGATTCAACTTTTTGTTCCAAAGTTTTTAGTTGCACCTACCGAAATGGCTCAGGGAGAATCGGTTGAAGCCGGTGAAAAATACACAATAGCAATTAAAGAAATTTTTGAAGCTTTTGACTTAATTAAATCATATAATTTACAACAGAAGATAGAAGTTTTACACAAAAATGTAAATAAAGAAAATACAAAAAAACTTATAAAAATTGATTTTATGAATATACTTTCAAATACTGCTTCTGAAGCATTTTCAAATATAACCTATATCGGTATTTTCTTTTTAGGGGCAGTGCTTGTTCTTCTGGGATTTTTTAAAGTTTCCGTAATTATTGCTGCAAGTCAATTAGTTGTTTTTATAGTTTATCCATTAGGTAATTTAACCCGGTTAATTACATCAATCTTTGCGGCAAGGGCAATAATAAAAGATTTAACTCCGATATTGAATATGGAAGAAAAAGCGGTTGACTTAACTTCAAAAAAATCGTTTGAAAATGAAATTGTTTTTGAAAATGTAAGTTTCGCTTATCCTGAAGAATCCGAAGATGATGATGGATTGTCTTTGGAAGAAACAGAGGCGATTGAACCGAATTTTGTTTTTTCAAGTTTTAACTTGCAGATAAAAAAAGGCGAAAAAATTTTAATAGTCGGTAAAAGCGGAGCCGGAAAATCTACACTTTTAAGTCTTCTTTATAAAAAATTTACCGGATATGCAGGTTCAATTAAAATTGACGGTGTAGATATTCGGAATATATCCGATGAAGATTATTTTAATTTGGTTTCTGTTGTGCATCAGTCTCCTTTTATTTTTGATGACACGATAAAAAACAATATATCTCTTTACAGCGAATTTGATGAAAATAAAATTGAAGATGCCGTTAGCCGTGCCGGTTTACAAAAAGTTATTTTGAACCTCCCTGAAAAGTACGAAACAAAAATCGGAGAAAGTGCTTCAAAAATATCGGGCGGTGAAAAACAGAGGCTTGCCATTGCAAGGGCTTTAATAAAAGATACGCCTATATTGCTTTTGGACGAAGCAACTTCCGCTTTGGATAATGAAACGGCAGCAAATATAGAAAATATGCTTTTATCCGACAAAACTAAAACCTGTATTATAATTTCGCACCATGTAAGCGATTTACTTAAACAAAGTGTAGATAGAATAATTACGGTTGGCGCTTAG